The DNA window caatcgaaatcgaagtctagactaactcaaaatgaaatatccagtacaaccatatcgaatcaaatggaaaacactgaaaactaaaccaaccagctactcaacgtcctcctcctgctcctcctgagccatccaacctgaggcctgccccgtgggaatggggtgtccaagaataaacaaaaccgaggacgtgagcgataagaacgcccagtacaaaagtatgagtatacagacctatatgaaatgcacatgctatgatcatgataccggggtagtcaagaaacaggaatcacaaaggatctcaaaatgctcagtctagaggcgccaagtggatagtgccgcgcggtccaacctctgggtcactgaatccactacaagacagacgtggacctaaaatgtcccggaccaccgaagccctcccgacccgtcggccactgtgtactctcggtgtccatgcgtccacaagacagggctgagcggccccaagatatagcttatctcgaaagagatacagctcaacagtaaaggctatctcgaaggagatacggctcaacatgatatgcaatatgcatcataactcgtgacataatagcatgcatcatatgacatataacaatgcagcaaatactcatgcaacacatataagaatgtatactcaaccaggatatctcggatagtactttcgtacctctatcacagcaagcctagccttacgcaacaccgctaatcaagtctagcccaagcctacgcatcaaaagcatactcaatcaatactaccatgctcgactagcaaaaccagtactccctagtactaccaaaggtttagggtttaccttcgtccgtcgacagccctttgatgtcgattgccttgaaactcaggcgccgctacgctactactcctggcagctcttggctatcgctcgaccaacaactaaccctagaaaccttccaaatcctctcaactatgaggcaaaactcaagaaattggcaagtcacaaatgagaaatccgagcactatttataggccatgttcggatcctccgaacaacacttcggaacgtccgaacgctacgtgtccattggctcttgacagctcatgatcggatcctccgatcatacacttcggaccgtccgaacatgcatggaaaatgacgtgtcgatcaacacttgacacctatgatcggattcaccgaactacacttcggatcgtccgaactcttcggtgcttccgaaccctcttcggtccgtccgatcatgaccatagccaaaaattacaccttaaaccttcttaatcaccattactccgttaattacccaatttggaattcgggctactacaatgcTGGTCTTGgagttttcaattttttattttttataaaagtaTGCAAAAGATTAtgacatatatataatatatgccATTGCTTTGAATTAAAAAAACACAAACCAATATCTATCTTATCAACTCCCACTCTACTTTTTTTCCCATCTTATAAATAAAGCCATGGTGCAAGATATCAATATTATCTATTgccattaattttattaatacatGATTTATAATATATTGTCTTAAGGAATAATgtagtttttaaaaaatatgaaagcCATCAAGATCTAAAGTCAAGAAATTTATCAAGTTTGTGTAGTTTATTTCCTCCctaaaaaagagaaaaagaagaaaaaggaGCCCAAAAAGGACGAGAAAAAAGGGCAAAGGAGAGATATAATTCTCCATAAACCTACAAAAAAGGGAAGTCCATTGTACTATTTCCGGCTCTTAACCCAAATTCTTGCATCAAAATGTAATCTTGTCTCCTGCCCTTTTCTCCTATCTTTTGACTCTACCTGTAATCGAATCCGTTCTTTAATTACTTTGATCTGTTGCTGGATTTATCATCTTTCTTGATTGTATTTGGATGGAAGAGTCTTTTTGaggtaattttttattatttttttcgatCATGAATTTTAATGGACTGTAGaataaattttatgttttttttcctGTTTTTGTAGGTGATTAATATACTCTCTTATGTGTTCTGTGTACGCAATCCAATCGTTTCtgggtattttttttttcaaatggaaGAGAATTGAATTATGGGGTCTTATTTGTGTTTTGGGATGCTTAAACTTTGCACGTGGACTCTTGGAACGGGAATTTGTGGAATTTTATTCGATTTTGATGGGGAAAAGTTTTAGTCACTTAGAAGGTCAATTCCTTGCTAGGGGGGCTGCAGTTTTCTTGTAATAGTTTTTGTTTCTTGCCTCGTGTTGAATATGAATTATCATTGATTTTGCTGTTTTCAAGGTATAGTTCTCTGTGTATATGCTGGATCACTTCGTTTGGTTTTCGAACTTTTATACTGTTTTATGGTTGTGATTTTTTGATATAGCAAGCCCATGAGGTGTTAGAGTATGACCTTTGTAAGTTTTATATCTGGGGCTTCAGCTTAGTTACGGTCATATTGGACCTCACCTTTTCTTTTTTCTGTGCTCTTAGCTCTGACTTATTCAAATGAGGCTTCATAAGattttatagttttttttttgtttgcaaTAGAGCCATGTCTTGAATTTATTAACAGATTCTAATTAAAACTTTTATGAAAGGAAGAAGGAAAATGAAGTAAATAGTTTAATTTAAGGTGATTGAATGATAAGTAAAGTTGtattattgaattttattctctctgtaaaaaaaatttactctaCATCACGCATTATTTCTATCTTTAGAAACTATATCAATTTGGTAAAGTTTTAATTTTGTTGAATTATCAGCTCAGTATATCGTGCAAGGATAATATTGTGCATGTTGCTACCCAATTTATAGTAGTGCTTGAATTATGTATATTGTATTAAAGATTTCCTTATCTCTGGTAGATGGAAGAGGGAAATAACTCGGAGAATCATTTGACATCAGCTGCAGCTTTTGTGGAGGGTGGGGTTCAAGAAGCATCTGATGATTCATGCAGCATATGCCTTGAAGTTTTTTGTGATATCGATCCTTCAACAGTATTTATAAGGCTTATAACTCCAGGCATTGTCGATTGGTATTGGCCTGTTGTCAAATtctgaaataattatttttatatttttttttggcaGGTGACAAGTTGCAAACATGAGTTTCATCTTCATTGCATTCTTGAATGGTACAAAAATCAACTTGCGATTCACACAACTTTTCCCTGACATTGTATTGTGATTTTTCATGCCTGCGAAAACTATATGCAATATTCCATTTTCTACCAAATAGTCCCATATTGACATTACATTCATGTATGGTCCTGCTACATGCAATCAATTGAATTCGGTGACAAAATACCATTATTGAAGGGCATTGATATTATCACCTTCTATTACAGAGGGATCCACCTGGAAAAATTAGAAGAGGATGATAGTCTAGCTATGTTGTGCCTTCCGCCACACACACACAGGACTTTGTGTGTTGTATTGACTCTTTCTTTACTAAAATAAACATCCACATAAAGAATCGTTTAATGTTTGTTGCATGGTCCAGTACCATTTGAATTATTCCGGGACATCTCTTATCAAGCTGTACCAAATGATGGATGTTGGACATTGTCGATCAtttgtatataaatatatctaTAGGTGCCAGAGAAGCTCCGAGTGCCCAATGTGCTTGCAACCTATCAGCTTTAAGGATCCCACCAGGTACATGGATTTCCCTTTGCGATTCTGTATCTTTCCAGAAAGTTTATTTTGTGAGGTGGACTTGTACGCTTATTTGTTAGCCAGGAATTGCTTGATGCTGTGGAGCATGAGAGGAAATTGCGAACAAACCGACCTAGAAATACCTCTATATTTCATCACCCAACCCTGGAAGACTTTGAGTTGCAACATGTTTGTTCACTTCTCAATCTACTCATATTTTTACTATTCTAATTAGTGCCTTCAGTTCAAATATATATTTGGTCGTGTTAacataaaattttcttgaacaTCTGGTGCAGTTGGCAATTAGTGGGAGTGATTCTGAACTTGAAGAGCGGATTATTCAACACTTAGCCACTTCTGCTGCTATGGGCAGGGCTCGTCAGCTTGCTAGGATTGAAGGCCGGAGGAGCAGGTCATATGCTCAAGGTCATCCACATTTCTTGGTGTTTTCCACTCATCTTAATGGACCTTCTGCCACGTCGGTTGCTTCTTCTGCCAATGAGAGAGATGGTTCCAGTACTCCCCATATAGTAAGGATAGCTGCCTCAAATTCTTCGTTACTTACTATTGGAGAAAATTCTACTTCACTTGTTCCACTTCCATCATCTGACCAAGGATCAATTGTTGGTGCAAATCAACATGGAATATCCTCTACCAATAGGTATATTGTTCTTTTCCTTCATTGAAATGAGTCGTTAAACCTTTAAAGTGATCATACTCTTGGTTGTTCACAATAAGGTTATTTTGTCCTACAGGAGATCTCCTACCCAGACTTTCCCGAGTAGCCCAGAGAGAGTTGGATCGTTAGATTTCCAGTCATTCTCGGAGTCTCTGAAATCTCGTGTTAGTGCATGGTCAATGAAGTATGCGAAGAATCAAACATTGTTCTTGATATTGTATCCCccttaaattctaaatttaaaatcatattccCTTTTGTACTCCAGCTTAGCTGAaagtataaaaatattaaaatacaaGCAACAAGAAAGCAGTGGACTGAACTTTATGGATGGATCCTATCTATGTCCGTCGTCCAACTTTAATAGGAGCTTTTCTTGGAATGgctttatgaatttttataacaaGCCTTCTTTCTTTCCGTTTCCAGGTACAAAGAATCTTTAACTAGGAGCACACGAGGATGGAAGGAAAAATTGTTCACTCGCAGCAGTTCAGCCTCTTGTCCCAGCGCTGAAGTTCTTAGGGAGGTTGACGACGGTATTGTTCATGCATGTCGACTCATGGATCATCTTGAAATACGAGACGAAGATAGAACCAACGTAGCTAGTATATCAAGTGGCATAGTGGATAGCTTGAGTGCAAATTCTACTGAATAGCAGATTATATAGATGAGTGCTAACCTTTCTGTGAATGATAACAGCACTCAAGCTCCTTGTGCAGCTAGTTCTGCTTCAAGCTAAATTATGATTCCAACAATGCTCAAATTCACAGTACTCCTTTTGCCAGTAAGCTTCATAGATAGCTTCATAGGTTTAGTAACCATGCATGATAATGGCCTTGCAAACGTGGCTTCATCGATAGGTATTTTCCTGGTCAGTGTTTGATCTTGTGGTAATTTTTGGGCTCATCAGGTGAACTATGCTGTCTACTATGTCATCACTATCGCTATTATACTAGAAGTCAGTGCGGTTTGGAACAATAAAAAGAACTGGTATCCGTGCAGTAAAAAATGAGAGAGAATGAAAATTCACAGTAAAATgatcaaaaatgaaaaaagaaCGAGTAAGTTACAAGAATAAAAATGCAAATTCATCATTAATATGACCAAAAATACAAATTATAGGACAAAAATATAGTTTTCTCAATATTGTATCTAATTGggtatattaaattatttatgtgtgTACGTGTTTTATTTAGTTAAAAAATAAGcctaaattgggaaaaattaaataaaatgaaagGTTAAGTCTGGACAACGGAAAGACGAGGATTGAATTGGGAAAGCATGATAAAACAAAGGACTAAATAGAGAATTAACCCTTGAAATTCCATCCATTTTAACACTCAAATTAAAGGAAATATCAAATCcggaaaataaacaaaaaatggAGGACTGATTAGCCATTAGGGACAATTCAAAAGTGGAGGTTTGCATCTGGAATATGAATAAGATGAGGGACTGATAGGGAATTAAGGACCTAAAAAAACAATTGTCAAACAGAAATTAtcgaaatattaaaaattaatttatagatattatattttgtgttTGGGCCAAGATTTGGTTGAGTCGGAGTTCGAGATTGGTTATGTTAGGGTTATTAGAGTTAATGTTGAAGTTGTCAAAGATGTTTCAGTTAATAACTCCTATTATTTAGGACATGTAGGTAGAGTCTAACCATTTCATTAGCCAATTACCACGTTGTTAGATCAAGTAAAATGTGGGCTGTTTGTTTCCTATTTTTGTGTCATTGTAAGGCTTATATAAGCCAACTGATTTGTTCTAATAAAGAGTGATTCTTCTGTGAATTGATTTGTACTTGGAGTTTCCAACATCTGGTATCAGAGCCCTGTCACAGGGCCTAATTATAAAGAAACCACAGTTTCTTGAGAAGAGAAAGAGTGAGAATCCAAGCAACATGGCAGCTGA is part of the Primulina eburnea isolate SZY01 chromosome 1, ASM2296580v1, whole genome shotgun sequence genome and encodes:
- the LOC140834027 gene encoding E3 ubiquitin-protein ligase RHF2A-like isoform X4, translating into MIHAAYALKFFVISILQQYVTSCKHEFHLHCILEWCQRSSECPMCLQPISFKDPTSQELLDAVEHERKLRTNRPRNTSIFHHPTLEDFELQHLAISGSDSELEERIIQHLATSAAMGRARQLARIEGRRSRSYAQGHPHFLVFSTHLNGPSATSVASSANERDGSSTPHIVRIAASNSSLLTIGENSTSLVPLPSSDQGSIVGANQHGISSTNRRSPTQTFPSSPERVGSLDFQSFSESLKSRVSAWSMKYAKNQTLFLILYKESLTRSTRGWKEKLFTRSSSASCPSAEVLREVDDGIVHACRLMDHLEIRDEDRTNVASISSGIVDSLSANSTE
- the LOC140834027 gene encoding E3 ubiquitin-protein ligase RHF2A-like isoform X1, with product MEEGNNSENHLTSAAAFVEGGVQEASDDSCSICLEVFCDIDPSTVTSCKHEFHLHCILEWCQRSSECPMCLQPISFKDPTSQELLDAVEHERKLRTNRPRNTSIFHHPTLEDFELQHLAISGSDSELEERIIQHLATSAAMGRARQLARIEGRRSRSYAQGHPHFLVFSTHLNGPSATSVASSANERDGSSTPHIVRIAASNSSLLTIGENSTSLVPLPSSDQGSIVGANQHGISSTNRRSPTQTFPSSPERVGSLDFQSFSESLKSRVSAWSMKYAKNQTLFLILYKESLTRSTRGWKEKLFTRSSSASCPSAEVLREVDDGIVHACRLMDHLEIRDEDRTNVASISSGIVDSLSANSTE
- the LOC140834027 gene encoding E3 ubiquitin-protein ligase RHF2A-like isoform X6 — translated: MEEGNNSENHLTSAAAFVEGGVQEASDDSCSICLEVFCDIDPSTVTSCKHEFHLHCILEWCQRSSECPMCLQPISFKDPTSQELLDAVEHERKLRTNRPRNTSIFHHPTLEDFELQHLAISGSDSELEERIIQHLATSAAMGRARQLARIEGRRSRSYAQGHPHFLVFSTHLNGPSATSVASSANERDGSSTPHIVRIAASNSSLLTIGENSTSLVPLPSSDQGSIVGANQHGISSTNRYKESLTRSTRGWKEKLFTRSSSASCPSAEVLREVDDGIVHACRLMDHLEIRDEDRTNVASISSGIVDSLSANSTE
- the LOC140834027 gene encoding E3 ubiquitin-protein ligase RHF2A-like isoform X2, whose product is MEEGNNSENHLTSAAAFVEGGVQEASDDSCSICLEVFCDIDPSTVFIRLITPGIVDWCQRSSECPMCLQPISFKDPTSQELLDAVEHERKLRTNRPRNTSIFHHPTLEDFELQHLAISGSDSELEERIIQHLATSAAMGRARQLARIEGRRSRSYAQGHPHFLVFSTHLNGPSATSVASSANERDGSSTPHIVRIAASNSSLLTIGENSTSLVPLPSSDQGSIVGANQHGISSTNRRSPTQTFPSSPERVGSLDFQSFSESLKSRVSAWSMKYAKNQTLFLILYKESLTRSTRGWKEKLFTRSSSASCPSAEVLREVDDGIVHACRLMDHLEIRDEDRTNVASISSGIVDSLSANSTE
- the LOC140834027 gene encoding E3 ubiquitin-protein ligase RHF2A-like isoform X5, which gives rise to MVQYHLNYSGTSLIKLYQMMDVGHCRSFVYKYIYRCQRSSECPMCLQPISFKDPTSQELLDAVEHERKLRTNRPRNTSIFHHPTLEDFELQHLAISGSDSELEERIIQHLATSAAMGRARQLARIEGRRSRSYAQGHPHFLVFSTHLNGPSATSVASSANERDGSSTPHIVRIAASNSSLLTIGENSTSLVPLPSSDQGSIVGANQHGISSTNRRSPTQTFPSSPERVGSLDFQSFSESLKSRVSAWSMKYAKNQTLFLILYKESLTRSTRGWKEKLFTRSSSASCPSAEVLREVDDGIVHACRLMDHLEIRDEDRTNVASISSGIVDSLSANSTE
- the LOC140834027 gene encoding E3 ubiquitin-protein ligase RHF2A-like isoform X3, which produces MEEGNNSENHLTSAAAFVEGGVQEASDDSCSICLEVFCDIDPSTVTSCKHEFHLHCILEWCQRSSECPMCLQPISFKDPTSQELLDAVEHERKLRTNRPRNTSIFHHPTLEDFELQHLAISGSDSELEERIIQHLATSAAMGRARQLARIEGRRSRSYAQGHPHFLVFSTHLNGPSATSVASSANERDGSSTPHIVRIAASNSSLLTIGENSTSLVPLPSSDQGSIVGANQHGISSTNRRSPTQTFPSSPERVGSLDFQSFSESLKSRVSAWSMKYKESLTRSTRGWKEKLFTRSSSASCPSAEVLREVDDGIVHACRLMDHLEIRDEDRTNVASISSGIVDSLSANSTE